ACATTGCACTTCCAACAACCTGTTTCACTGCTAACGCATATGTCATTGGGAGACATTCTTTACAAGCACGCCATAGAAACTGAGTCACTTTTTCTGGCATCTTTAACGACCACAACTTTGTCCAAAACTCCTTATGCACATTACCATGCTCCCCTTGCAGCCACCAATAACAACTTTTAAATGTGAACATTCCTCTATCATCTAGTAACCGATACCAGACATCTCTAATTCCATTCAAAGCAATATGCACCCGTTTAATTAACTCAACATCTCTACCATTAAACACATTGTTAATCAACTCCATATCCTACCTTGTACCTGTttcatcaaaaaaattattcattttaatatttttcagaTACTCTGACATTATTGTTGTCAAACAACCATTTTCTACATTAGGAAATCACGGTACATTCCAGACCCTTGTTTCACACCCATCACCAATTTTACGCCTAGCCCCCGCCTTGACAACATCCATAGCCTCCATTAGACTCCTCCATATATAGCTAAGATTTTTTCCCACATCTGCATCAAGAAAAGATGTCGAAGGGTAATATCTTTCTTTCATGATCACAGAAACACGATCATTTGTTTGTTGTAATAGACATCAACCGTGTTTCGCCAACATGGCCAGGTTAAACTTTAGCAAGTCTCTTACCCCTAAACCCCCACAACCTCTGGGCATACATATCCTCGACCATGACATCCACTTTACCCCTTTCCTTGTGACTCCCCTTCCCCATAAAAAACCATTCATCTTGCGTTCTATATCCTCACAAATCCCAGCTGATATAAGAAACAAATTCATCCAAAAAGTAGACATCGTTTAAGTTGCagaagaaaataaagttagtttGCCTTGCTTAGATAAATTATAGCCTAACCCTGCAGTTTTTGGTGcacattatctttcaagaaaccAAATACTTCAACTTTATTTCGGCCTACATTCATTGGCATACCAAGATACCTCCCCGGTGTTGCTGTCTCATGCACCTATAGCACATCACACACCACTGTTCGATCTTCAACTTTTGTATTAGGGCTAAAACTTATACTCAACTTATTATAATTCACCACTTGTCCTGACACACGTTCATATTTCTGTTAAATGCTTCTCATTATAGTTGTTTCAGCCTATGCTACCTTAAAAAAGAAATAACAATCATCTGCAAAAAGCAGATGAGACACAGAAGGCGCACCCCTTGCAACAGCCATGTACGAGCCCATTATCTTCATACTGCTTCAATATTCCACTCAATCCTTTAgcatatataatttatatataggGCGAGATAGGATCTCCCTGTCTAACTCCCTGCTGAGGTATTACATGTCCAAACACCTGCCCATCCCTCAAAAAACTATAAGACAATGACCTTATGCACTGCATAACCCTATCAATCCGCAATTGAGAAAAACTAAATTTCTGAAGCATGAACTCTATAAAGTGCCATTCTAACCTATCATATGCCTTCGAAACATCCACTTTTAGCCTAACAACACCCACTGGCCCTGCGTTTTCCTCCCAATATAATGGTTGGCCTCCAAAGCAATAAAGGCATTATTAGTTAGAAGTCGATGCTCAATGAAAGCACTTTGTTGCTCAGAGATTATCGTATTAAGAACCACTTTCACTCGATAACTTTAGACAAAATTTGCATCAATACATTACATAGAGAAATTGGTCTAAGATCCATAACTCGTTTTGGTTGCTTTACTTTaggaatcaagaaaaccaaagttctATTAATATTCTCTAGAAAGATACTCGTAGCAAAAAATTCTCTTTAGAACTCACACACATCCATGCCTACTATATTCCAATATGCTTGAAAGAATGAAGGGTTTAAACCATCAATTCTTGGTGCCTTGTCCTGGTGCATAAAAAAATAGCAGCCTTAACTTCTATATCTTCAACTGGAAATATAAGGGCCTCCTTCTGTTCTTCATCAAGCTGATTAAACTGAATTCTAGCTGACTCTTCCCGGAATTTGAggttaatttttttttctgaaagtAATATGTAATGTCCTCCTCCATTTCCCTCCTCCATTTCCTTCCACTCCCCATTTTCGTCCTTTAATCTTTTAATTTTGTTATGCTCCTTTCTCACAAATGCATACTTATGAAAAAATCTTATATTTTTATCTCCACCTCGAAGCCAAAATTGCTTAGCTCTTTGACGTCAAAATATTTCCTGCATCTCAAGCAACTTCGATAGTACAATCGCGCTTCACCATACCGTCTCACCCCTTTAGCATATCAACGAGTTTGAATTCGTTTCATATCATTCATATACCTTACAATctgtaacttcatttcctttattAAACTCCCACCCCATTCTTCCAAACGAGCACAACACTTCACAATTTTTCCGAAATCGCTTGTCTATTTCTCAGTCTAGCACTTTTAAATAATACTTCTGCAATCACTCTTTTTTATCCACATATTTTCAAACCGAAATCTTTTTTTCGTGAATACACTTGCTTATGCAACTGCAAGAATAATGGCATGTGATGATACATGGATATATCAAGAACCTGAACCTCTGCACATTGGAACAACTCCAACCACTCTTTAGTAGCCAAACCTCGATCCAACCTCTCTTGCACCTACCTCTTTGTCCCCCTCGATCTCTCCCATATTTATCTATCTCATGTGAAACCTCAATCCACCAGGCCACAATTCATTATAACCTCTGAGAAACCATGGGTATTGACCCCAAATGTCAATATTTGGGGGAAAATGGTGTTTAATGTCACTTTGATAAAATATGGCCACAAATGTCACTCTAAAACGGAGAATCGGGTGCCGTTACTTGTTATTACTCAAAACGTTAATGCATGTTccgtttttttttgtttttttaaaagtTCAAATGCCTTGAGACCATGATTTGTTGGGTTCAAAACTCTACTTTGATTAAcgttttctctttctttttctaaaaAGTCCAAATGGAGCTTCAAACGGAGTTTTGATTGGAAAAAATATAATCTCGATtctcattttttattttttttatttttaaattaatgaTAACGCAACTTCAAATCCCGTTTTCTTAAAAAACGCAAATTTGAAGTTTGATTTTATATCTTTTTTTACCCAAAATAGTAGATAATGTTATATTTTCaagtttaaaatattatttgaagGGTTGTTTTGTTCGTactttatttatatatataaataatttaatattttaaaaaccaaAATTGAGAAATGAAGATATTAAAAACAGTTAGAGTTTGGTTCCTAGGGTTTAGTGCCTAAAGACCCTAAACCCTAGAAAAATTAGGGTTTAGACTATAGGGTTTAGGGCCCTAAACCCTAAGTCGGTGTAcgttttattaatttattttttaatatttctaaaacccaaaagggATCAGTGAACCCTTATAAGTTAAAAATGCTAACTTAGACATGTTTTtgttcaattttttaaaatttttataaccTAAAAGGAGATTATTGAAtcctaaaaaattaaaaattgttaaattaggGCCCACGCTtacatttaaaaaaaatagtttaaaattttaatatatttgaaaCCCATAAAAAAGGTATGaaaatatgaaatattaattaaaaatgaATGAAAAAGTATTTTTAAGTTCCGTTTTATTGTTAAAAACGTAACATCAAGTGTTAGCAGGGTCTCCAAACATGGCTTAACGTGATGTaattaaagaaaaaaattgaaaatgcCGAACGAGATTCCATGTTCCTCTTTTAACAAAAACGGGATTTGAAACTTGGTTATAGAGTGACATTTGGGGTCATCTTTTTAGAAAGTGACATTGAGAGCCATTTGTATCAATAAAATGACATCCGGGACCTTTTTTTGAAAGCATAAAGCAGTACCCTTGGATGTCGTTGCCCCCACGTTTCTCCTCCATTGACATGAGATCATTAAAATCTCCAATTATACACCAAGGCAAAGATGATGATACAGATAAATCTCGAATCATATTCCAAGCTTCACACCTTCTCCCTCCCCGTGGAAACCCATAATAGCCTGTATATCTCCACCTGCCCATAGTTTCATGCACACATTCAAAGTCAATAAAATTACTACAACTATTGACAATACTGATTCCTCCTTCATTTTTTTAAAGAAGTGCAAGCCCTCAACCATGTCACTGGGCCTCAACAACCAAACATCCCGCAAAACCTAATTTTTTCTCATTATTTCTACTTTATTTTTTTATCCAAAGTCTCGCTTAAAAAATTACATTGAACCTAAGTTAGATTGTGATTTTATTAAGAAATCTAACTATTCATGGGTTGGCCAGCCCACGACAGTTCCAAACTAGAATACTCATACTCCTTGGCGGCCTGGTTTCCAAGACTTGCCACTAACAAATTTTTTGGCCCAACTTGATGTTGGTTGTTCAAATTCTCCCCACTTACCCGACCATATTCTGCTCCCATTATATCCTCATCAACCCGCTTTCTTTTAGGATCAATAAATGTATTTCCTTTTACACTCTCCTTATTTTGTACACTCACAATCTCTTTCTTTTGCCCAATCAATACATCATCCCAACCACCTACTAACTTCCCCATATCTTCACGTGATTTGACTCTAATCTCGTCCAAGTCCTCCGAAATTATCGCATTATACCATCAATTTCCATAAACCTCTCTACCCCCTATGTGCCACCCTGCACGGTGGTTGCTGCCCTCCTTGATGAATTTTGCTTTCCCCACATGCCACTTCCCTCACCTGCATTCCTAAGCCACCTAACACCTGTGTAATTCTTCACATTTCGAGGTGGTGCTCGGAGCCAGACCCTATAAGCCTTCTCTACCACCTTTTCCGGATTGGCATACACAATATTACAATCTCTTTCAGAGTGCCCAATGATTCCATAAACAAAATAAAAGGTTCCTACGCGTTCATTCTTAAACTTTAATCAACTCCAATTATCTCCCTCTATCTTAATTTTCATCCACCGTCTTAGTGGCTTTTCCACATTCATCGATACTCTAATGCTTACATAAGGTTTCCAACCTCCCTCAACCGTTGCCGGATCCGATTCTATATATCTGCCAAGAGATGAGCCAACGCTTTTAAGAATGCTCTCAGACAAGAATCCCCTTGAAATATCATAAATTTGCACCCACATTTCAACTTCATGCAGTTTAACTATAACTGGATCCTCCCATTCATCCATTTGAGGATAAATCAAGATCGCCTGCTCAAAAGACCAAGGCCTTCAATCTATTACCTTATGCATATCCATTTTATGGAAGAAAACAAACGAATATCCGACACCCCCATATCATACACCTCCACCCTCTCATTTGGTCTCCACAATCCAGTCATTACATTTTGCATAGCATTGTAGTTAATATTTTTCTTCGTAAAAAACTTACCTACTAACATATACGTCTGTTTTGGAACCACCACCTCATTGTCTTCCACCAGTATACCTCCCTCTTCTTCATCTTGTATCACCAGATTAACATATATATCGGCGAGATCAGATTCAAGTCCTGCCATTTTCTATATCCCAGTGTTCCGGACTATTCAATGCTACAATGATGCAATCTATACATTAGATGACTAATTGTAATTGaaagaaaaataattaaaattggAAGAAAAACTGTCACATAAACAGAGAGAATGAACTTTCAATCATGATAGACTGCTTGCTGAGTTTGTACTTCTTTTGAGGGCTACATATTTAAATTCTTAGGTCATCTGCAATTGTGCCTTTAAAAGCACCTTTATCTTTGTTTTTGAAGTTAAAATCTAGAAAATCATCTCCAATAATGATCAAGTCTATCTTTATATTTGAAATAATTCACTGTGCAATTTCAAATTTGAAACAATACAATAGtgataaaataatattaaacaaaGAAGCTTCTACTTGAAAGAGGAAGACATCTTATTATTTACCAATATGCTTTTACAAATTTCTAGACTATTACGTGTATATGTTTGTGTGTGGAAGCACATATGTAACTAATGTTTGGAGTAAAATTTGAAGAAATAATTAAAGTAATGATTGAAAATGTAAGAGTGATATGAAGTAAAAAAAGgagaaaatttgaaaataaatttgaTATAAAACAGAGTTGTGATAGGAGATAGGCCTTAATCATTGAAGTCATTTTAACCATAAACCCTAGCCAAAACCCTAGTCAAAACCCTGGGGTATTGACCCTTTTTATCACAATTTTATAATAAATGACCCAAAATCTCACAATCCGGGAAAATGACCCTTTTTATCACTTGAAAATGCATATTTTATTTACGTTTCTATAAAACACATTTTTTTATTTACGTTTATATAAATTTTAGAATataaaagaaattttataaaagttaaaaaaaaaatattatgggGAGGGTAAGATGTACGTAGCCTTCCCCTCTTCCCGAAGAATGAAGATGCTGTTTCCCAAAAGACCCCCGGCTTGTGTGTGCATGTCAAAAATACGAAAAAGTGAAAAAAA
The sequence above is drawn from the Apium graveolens cultivar Ventura chromosome 2, ASM990537v1, whole genome shotgun sequence genome and encodes:
- the LOC141691159 gene encoding putative mitochondrial protein AtMg00310, which encodes MAVARGAPSVSHLLFADDCYFFFKVHETATPGRYLGMPMNVGRNKVEVFGFLKDNVHQKLQAGICEDIERKMNGFLWGRGVTRKGVKWMSWSRICMPRGCGGLGVRDLLKFNLAMLAKHDVGKNLSYIWRSLMEAMDVVKAGARRKIGDGCETRVWNVP